The sequence aattgcatTTAATAAGAAATTAAGTATACATTTTTTGAGAAATACTACCCCTTTATTCGGTTTATATAACCAAACCATGTATtatcaaaacaagtaaaaataaaaggttatttgattaaaatagtaATTGAAAATCTAAGAAAATCTAAttgttcattattttttaaccttattttgataaaaatatccttttttttttcttgtaaaactaatcatttcttttaaacataaatgtaaatatttgaaatagtcaagtttgtttttgtaaaaaaaaaatggttacttatcaaataaaaatataagagaagttaaattttcaaatataggGATTATTTCACtctttttaattgattatttaaaaaaaatatatttcttaaaaacacCCGCGTTAAAAAAGAGTTTCTAGTTCACTTATTCTTACATGATACACCTATTTAACAttcacttaaaataaattatgtgtTGTTGTAATTTTGGTTGGTTTTTTATTCAAGTAAATTTCTAACTCAAGTTTAGGCAATTTGTTTTTCAACTCATTTGACCATATATTTAAACAAAAGTTAGTAagaaaactttaatttaaaaatgggTAATCATTTGTTATcttaaattaatgaataattttaatagattttcttacaaatttattaaaaagatgtgtaaatattattacaataataaaatctaGAGTTTGATAGTGTTtgtatttaaagtgtttttaataaaaatatttttcaaggcattatatattgattttttttttcaaaaagtattataagtggtttttattttttaaaaagataattttaaaattttattaaacatttatttattttcaaaaatagctatgatattaaaaatattttctaaaagtattGATAAAGGAATTATTGGATCTATTTTATTTGGTGACGCACTTATGAAATATGCTTAAAAGCTTGTTGGGAATAGAttctaaaagttaaaaaaaattatttaaagccAAACGCAAtctctaaaatatatttaaataaagtcTCAAAGTCAAGTTTCACATTTCTCAATAACatttatctaaatattaaaaaaaagaaaaaaaaactactttttttcttaaaaagaaatatgagtgggtaaatttttaaaaattattatttattacacATATTTCTAATAAAGGGCTTGAAGAATGTATCAAAAAGGaagttttgagaaaaaataatgtatttgaaaaaaaaaaattacaaactaatCCTTCAATCAAAACAATTCTCAGACATCTAAATGGCTcgagatttatttatttatttttgtcacaaaaccataattaataatttcgattttaaaatttgtttgaatataaaattatgattGGTGATTTAAGCTTAAAACAGTAATAACTAcgattttaagtttaaatttaaagtggTTTTCGTAAATTttgatcatttaaaaaaaaattcaaaataatagttttcaacTATAGTTTTGTGACATGATAAACATGGCATAAAATgcactaatttaaaatttatttgggGAATAAAATTACTTTGTGGAATTTCTTTTAGGCTATATTCGGTTTCCaaaaaatgtaagggaaaatgcaaatgaaataaaatagaaaggaaaaaggaaggaaagaaaaaatgaaggaaaataaaaataaatttaaaattaatgaattatttttatatgctacttcaaacttattttgcttattttcactttctaatataaaaattaaataatttaaaaatatataaaattttaattaatcttacttatttattattttctataagacaatcaaatataaaaaattattacttttaatatttttttttattttctttagtatttttggaaacCACacataagaaatcatttttactcaaaaactcaaaaaataaagtCAAACGTCATTATAACAGTTTGATGATACAAATTGAAAACGATGTAGGATAGAAGTCAAACTCATTGACTTAGAATACCAATACATACGACATAAGATGCGAGGTGATACGGAACTCACACATTAAGAATCTTCATCTCCAAATCTAAAAGAATAGAACTTGTGTCTGAAATTTAATTAACGGCTGCGATTGATTTATCCAGATTTATAGTGTTAAAAGCTTGAACAATGGGCGGTTGATTGGAGTATGGAAAGGATAGATAGGGACCCACAAGTCAAAATAGCTGTGGGATATGTATGAATCAACGGAACATAGTCTGGTTTGAATAATTGTACGGTCAATAACCCATTGAATTTTGGGCAAAGCTGTGACGGGGTGTGAGAGAGGTACCCCTGAAGGTACATTTCATTACAAAAGTCAACAGCAATTCTCCGAACACTCCAACTTATATCACACCAGATGCTGTTCTCCTTAACTCCCTACTCCTCGGTCCTCAGTCATCACTCCTCACTCCATCAACACCGTCCCATCTCCCTCTCACACATCATGGCCCACTCAAGGGCCCAAAAATCCCATTTCCAAGCTCTGGCTTTTAACTAATCACTTTCTCACAGCTCATTCCAAACTTCATTTCACGTGTCGACTTTTCATTGGGTGAATGGGGAATCATTTGCTCGATTTACTTTGACTCCAGAGAGTGGCCCAATGGATTCTTGACGCGCGCTACACCTCTGGAGTTTCGCGTGTAGGGAATCACGGCCGGTTTGTTTTGTATTGTGGGGCAATATGGGAATATATTTAAAACGGGGACCACTTTGGTAAATGGAAccatggaaattttgaaaaaccccACAGTATCCCGTCCACGTCATCAATCTGTGTGATGcctttgaaaagaaataagaacCCTCGGATCCTCACCCAAACACACAATCCCCAGCCGTCCGATCTCTCCCCAAAAACTCATCCCTTCTCTTTTCACTCGATCCGATCCTCAGAAACCCCCTCTTTAAAGCCTCGCTTTGAGTCTCCTTCACCATCTCACCTACAGttcctcctctttctctctcctaaactatctttctctctcttccccctTCCCCTCATGGCCACCGAAGAGCCCAATAACCCTCCCCAACCGCCTTCTTCTATTCCCCAGTATTCAGAGGtaaatgggttttcatttcTCTCCTCATCTAATGATGGGTTTCGAGTATCCCGTGAAAATCCAGCTAGATTCCGTCAGGGTTTGCTGATCTTTTCATGTTTTGTGTTGGATTTCAGATGATTATGGCGGCGATCGAGGCTCTGAACGACAAGAGCGGCTCCAACAAGTCCTCTATCTCCAAGTACATCGAGTCGACGTACGGAGATCTGCCGGCGGCTCACTCCACCCTGCTGGCGCACCACCTCAACAAGATGAAACAGAGCGGCGACCTCGTTATGGTCAAGAACAACTACATGAAGCCCGACCCTAACGCGCCGCCGCGGAGGGGTCGCGGCCGTCCTCCCAAGCCCAAGGTTCCTCTTCCTCCAGGAACCGTTCTCGCGCCGCCGAGGCCCAGGGGCCGTCCGCCAAAGCCCAGAGATCCATTTGCTCCGGTCTCTCCGCCGAAGAAGGCTTCCTCAGGAAGTGGAAAGCCACGCGGACGCCCTCCAAAGAAGCCCAAGGTGGGAACTTCGTCGGCCCCAGCGCCGGCGACTGGGGCACCGAGGCCCAGGGGACGGCCGCCAAAGGTGAAGCCGGCGGTGGTTCCTGTTGGGTGTTGATTTGAAACTGAGAGTAGGGTTTTTAGGTATATTAGCTCTAATTTATGGTTTCTCTTCATTAgcttttcaatctttttttttctttgtttcagtGTTGAGTGTTGTAAGCTAGTGGGTGTCTGTAATTGCATGTAAATTGTGCAGCGGCTGTTTAAGGCTTTGgcctgtctctctctctctctctctgtccctctctctcctccaccccCTTCTCTCTAAAAAGGATTTAAAGAGACTGATTCTGATTACATTTTCCTTGCTAATCGCTTTGTGCTTTTGCTTTTTTCCTTCCCTGTTTCACCCCTAGAAAAAATGAAGTAGCTTTGGATGGGACATtggttttctctttgttttcctttttttcttttccttttcaattctGGGTTTTGAGTGGCAGTTTCTTTGGAAGAATCGTGCATTGCTGGTGAACACACATGAAAAGCATATAAAGTTGCTAGCCTTGTTGGTGGACATGTGTGTAGGCTTTCCCTTTGTTTCCTTGCGGCAGTTTCTCTGATACAACATGACATTGTTTGTGAACATGAAAAGCATATAAAGTTGAGCTTGTACCATACCCACATTGGTGTTGTAGGTTTGCCTTCACTAAATTGTTTTGGAGACATGGTCCTGTAGATTTTAGCCTGTTGGGTCCTGTCATTTTGCACACTAATTTCAGTGTATGTTGGTATGGTACACTTTGGCATTTTGGACATGCTCCTTGTCAATTTTGTGGAAGGTTGTGCCAATGTGGGTAGTTGTTTGATGCTACCTTGCTTTGCTACCATGCCTAATTATTGATTTGATTGCAACTTATTTTGGAAGCCAAGTTAATGGTGATGTTATTTAAATAGATTTGAGAGTGAACTATTCATTTAAGCCGGGTTGTCTTATTCATTGCTAATGGTTTGTGTTATATCTCTCAACGTTTACATGGCATAAATGTCTCTTGgcttttcattcatatttaataacttCTTCAACCATGAATAATGTCTAGATCATGTTGCCATGATGAGGAGTAAAAGCTTGAGATGGAAGGAAGGGTGGACTCTAATTTAGAAGACGAGCCGATTCGCAAAGCTTGGTTAAACAATACTCTACCTAACAATTAGgtgaaattggaatttagatTTGAGGAAGAGGAAATGATCAACATTGTATGGTAAGGGGAAGTTGGGAAATgtggaaaatgaggaaatgtggaaattcataaaaataataataataattccttaCTAGTTATATTTGCATTTACCCTTCATTTACACCTCAAAAGGatggaaaagggaaaaattttGAACTCTGAGTTgccattaaaaaattatagaaaataaaatacaacgAAATTggttaaattgtttttaatattctttatatatttgtatttttaaaacttttttctttattctcttattttcttaaatatttttttgctgCTTTTTATTGCATATATTAAGGagaatttaaatttcttattatttcttttagagGGGGAGGTAGGCAAGTAGcaagggaagaaagaaaaataaagaaaatgcatttcaattaaataatttttttcatccattttaaaattttattttattttttaaaatgtaaaactaGAGTGTGATTATCTATGTGTAAAATACTCTTGATGAAAACTgaaaaccaaaaaccaaaaaccaaagagaaaagttgataattttttctttttccatttcttcttaatacttttaaatatttaaagtgATCATAGAAGTTTGATTCCAAGTTTCGAAACCGTGTCTTACAAGGTCAGAAGGGGAGTTTGTTTTGTCGTTTTATCTCAGAAAGAGGAAAAACCGAGAAAGTCCATTTTGGTATGAAGTTGTAATATGAAGCTTAAGCAAAGGGTAAAGATGAACATTATgttgaaaacacttttagacTTTTAGTATACACGAGTGTTGAAATTGAGCTTGATAGCTAACAAGTTTTATTGGCAGATTGAAGTTGTTGAATGTCAATAGCTACAAGCCCAGAGTCCCTATGTTCCATGTCACATTTTGAATTACATACAGATTACGGCGTAAGCCAATACTGCATAACTCTTGTATCTATTGCAGAGCCCAATATGGCAAAACTGAGTTTCTCTCTTCCAAGCTCCTCAAAGCGATGCTTTCTTCCACTTGCGTTCTGGTCGAAAGAGGATTAGATCCCTTCCCGTATCTAACAAAGCCGTGTCTCTTTGGTTGCCAAGAGAACCACGGAAACAGTCTCACTCTTATTTTTGCTTGTCTAAACAGCGACTAAAAGCTCAGCTCAACTATGCAAAGTTCACTCTAGTGAGTTTGTTCTATCATTGTTGCACTTCCCCACtgaatttgtttcttttgtttttttttttttttttgtttttctttctaattctGTCTCATCATTAACTAATTAATCTTTTGATGAACTTGTTTTTGGATTCACAAAAAGGATACTACAAGCACTAAGTTGAGTTACTTTCAGGTCTTGTACTTATTTATTCATAGCAGCGGCCGCAGGGACTGGACATAGGCCAGTAACTTCAGTGATTTCGGAAAGTTGCCTGTGTCTTTCTGTGAAAGGAGTTCAAAGAGAGAAGCACGAAACTTTTGAATCTTGTGGTTTTTGTTCTCAACGTCCAGAAATCCcctgtttttcttttgatagcGTGTCGCTGATCATCCGCTCCTGGGGGGGCTTGCTGTTTTGGATTAATGTCAGTCCCTTTGTACTTGTGATCTTCCACGGAAAAGAAGTCTCACACGTGTAAAAGCGACGAATCCATCCTTTTGTCGTTACTCGTATTATGGTTTCATTTGGGCTTCATACAGCCTCGATATTTGGAACATTCTTCCTTCTCAGTGAATCTTACTTTAGGCATACCAGATGTTTTCTTGTCTTTAAATGGTTTTTCAACCAATTAGAAAATTGTCTTATCGTCAGAGTGGAATTGTAACCAATCAATTGTTTAGGAGCCAACCGTGGATCTGTACTACTACTACCTTCAAGTAACTAACGACCAGAGCGACATTCTTCAAGATTGGAAGACTTTTGGGACTGCTCTCCAACCTGGTGTCCCTTAATTTGTTGTTCTCCAACGTGTCTTAGATGAACTTAGGAGCAGAGTTGACTACTGCTATATGAAGTTGTCGTATATCTACTATGATGGATTTGATTCCCACTTTCTCTTGACCTGCGTGTGCTTCTTTTCCCTTGAATACCAGCATGTGATTCAATCGAGATAAGGGCCAACAATATTTTGCCACAGAACGGAACCAAGAGTCTAATATTGTTTTCAGAAACCCGAGCGCATTGACGTGTAAAACCATGATCCATTGGTTTAGCCGTGCTTCTCAAGCTCTTGATGGTTCAATTTTGTGTTAGAGGAAAAAGTTCTTTCACTAATGATCTCTATTTCTGCAATCTGCATCATCACAGATAGGAAAAGGAGTGCATATTTTAGCTAGGAGTAGTTAGCAGAGGGAAACGTTAACTGAGAAACCATAATGGCTACTTTCGTTCTTGGGTGTCGAGAAATAAATAGAGAGTAGGAGTCTAGGCATCGTTTTCCTCAGCAACGACTACGAAATTGAAGGGAATCGTTGGGATCTTTGCCAGGAAGTGGAAAACATAGGTCCACTTGATGTAGAAGATTCGTGCTTCTCCAAGCATGCATTTCGGCATTTGAGGAACAAGAGAGAGGGGCTGGGACATTCAAGAGCTTCAGTGATCATTTTGAGAAAGACTATTCCACTTccatttcaagaaaaaaatcatttatatatgaTCTGCGAGTATGGATCATCCTTAGGGATACATGCATGGAACTGAGATTTGGGTTCGAGTTGGTGCCTGGATGAGGGGTTCTGAggatttgaaataaaatgaaatagagtCTTATCTCTTTAAATTCATGTCTGTGACATGACAGGATGACCGTGAAATGAACAGCAGCGTATACAGTTCATGCTCGGGTAGGCGTCAGCAATAGTTTTGAATGGTGGGAGACTGTCAGGGCGTGGAGAGTTCCATTTCATCCATGGATTCATGGAAGGCTGTCCACAAGGACAAAGGAGGGCTTGGGACACAGTACGATGTGCTGCAGAATCAAGACAAAGGAACGCAAAGAAAGCATCGATCTATTTAATGGCATGAATGGATGCTCCAGTCCAAAATACTGGAACAGGGCATTGCATTCAATGGTATGAAAATAGATATACTAAATTTAAATGAGATAATATAAACAACGTAAAACAATAACAAGCTGACGTATTGGAGTTGGGTCATGGCCAGCTGTTCCAACGTTGGAGGAGAAAGAGCTAAACATGCATCTCCTTCCAATGCTTTAGAGTTGGAAGGGCAGGGGATATGTTGGTGTTGGCTAGTAAACTGGAGGAGAACACTCAACGAACAGATCTGATGAACGGATTTCTTAACCCAAATGCAAACCGCGACCGAATTATTGTTCACTTCCTCTTGAGATGGTAGGGGAAGGTACCTTCTATAATTCCTAGTACTCATTTCATCCCTCTTGGTGTCTATCAGTCTCTCATAATTAAACACGTCTTGGAGAATGACACCATGCTTTTGCCTACATCTTATCACCTGAAGACTTCATCTCACTTCTCTTGTTAAACCATGTCCTGGCTACCCTTCTCAGGCACTTTATAGTGAGAGAATCTTGAGCCAAAAATGgccctttttcaaccaaataaTATCTACGTACTATGACCTTCCTTCGAAACTCACGTTCAATCTAACTCCCTTTTGTTCGCTTACAtgccattttgatttttttttatttttaaattttcaaatgaaaccACATCCTACGTTAAAtgtgttttcatattttgaacTGAAACTGTATTTTCAAAACATCTTTCAGTTAATATGAAaccatatttgaaaattcagtttcaatcaaattatttctaaaaaaaagttatgtcGTGATGATAAAAGAACTACTTCGAACATAAGTTTCAAAGGGTGCTCCCTGAAAGTTTTAGAATCTGGGTTTCAGAAACTGGGTTTtagaaaaaccaatatttcTCATTGTCTattaggaaaagatgatgattCTTTTTACACTGacgttttcttatatttatatctatAACAACCTAACTAACTAACTTCCTTCTTCAAGACATTCTTAACCGGCTTCTGTTTGTTGCAGCTGACCTCAGTTTGTTGCACCTGATCTCGGTTTGTTGCAGCTGATCCTGGACAGTTACTTTCTTGTTGATCAGCTAGGTATCTTCTATCATCCCCCCGCAAGCTCACAGGGGAGGGAACAACAGATAGCTTTGTTCTGAAACTAAGGAACTGGGAGCTTGAAATATGTTTAGTGAAAATGTCAGCAACCTGTTCAGCAGAAGGAAGATACTGAATGACGAGCTGTTTGCGAAGAACATGATCCCGTAGAAAGTGAAGATCcatttcaatgtgtttggtcctaGCATGGAACACGGGATTTGCAGCCAAGTGAGCTGCACTTTTATTATCACACCAAAGTAGAGGTGGAGAGGAGGAAGAGAGACAAAGTTCTTGTAGAACATATTGAATCCAAATCATCTCTGAAGTAGTAGACGCAAGAGCGCGATACTCAGATTCTGCACTGCTGCGAGACACAACCTTCTGCTTGTTGGAAGACCATGACACTAAATTCGGACCAAGGAAGATGCCATAGCCACCGGTGCTTCTTCTGTCATCTGGACAAGATGCCCAGTCGGCATCAGTATATCCATGAATATCCAACGAGGTGGACTGCTGCATCTGAATGCCATAGGATAAAGTGCCTTTGAGATATCATAAAATCCGTTTCACAGCAAGCCAATGAGTAGTAGTGGGTGTAGCCATGAATTGACAAGCTTTATTAACAGCAAAGGAAATGTCTGGTCTGGTAAGGGTAAGATACTGAAGCGCACCAACCGTGCTGCGATATAAGGTGGCATCCGAGAGAGGTTCACCATCAAGATGAGATAATGTTTGTCCTAACAAT is a genomic window of Vitis riparia cultivar Riparia Gloire de Montpellier isolate 1030 chromosome 1, EGFV_Vit.rip_1.0, whole genome shotgun sequence containing:
- the LOC117923894 gene encoding HMG-Y-related protein A; this translates as MATEEPNNPPQPPSSIPQYSEMIMAAIEALNDKSGSNKSSISKYIESTYGDLPAAHSTLLAHHLNKMKQSGDLVMVKNNYMKPDPNAPPRRGRGRPPKPKVPLPPGTVLAPPRPRGRPPKPRDPFAPVSPPKKASSGSGKPRGRPPKKPKVGTSSAPAPATGAPRPRGRPPKVKPAVVPVGC